One part of the Rhodothermales bacterium genome encodes these proteins:
- a CDS encoding TonB-dependent receptor has translation MLYRSIALAAFLCLFGIAAQAQNSASINGFVKDATSGETLLLANVVLLGTDYGAATNTSGYFALNGLPAGDYTVVCTYIGFQTARIPLTLGTGETRRLDIELQPESVLLDGVVVTAEKDQEEEIRRIGVSQLTTEVVRQVPTILEPDVFRSLQLLPGVKAASDYSSGLYIRGGSPDQTLILLDRTTVYNPTHFFGFFSTFNPDAIKDVRLYKGGYPAEYGGRLGSVVDIYNKDGNRIKTHGGLSLGLLASRAYLEGPYKKGSWMLAVRRSTLEPLLGALRNADVDGIPDGFYFIDVNGKVNFDATANDRLSIATYGGTDELNLPFVDDARIKLAYGNRTLSTNWTHLFNQKLFSNFTLTYSRYFNRPRFGIAGTEFSRVNNVYDVSAKGDFEYIPNERHQFEVGFWSGMFTFRLRDEFDGQVGLSDRIQSPYLSFYAQELFRPRPNWQINAGLRANYFGQGDYVRLEPRVSIENKPDENVRLQFGYGRYYQFLTLITSELFSGFDLWLTTDDGVEPAFGDQFVAGLKTNLGGSLQADVEVYYRTMRQLFQLDPFLPDAAGLDYADLFTFGEGYAYGTELLIQKPRGRLNGFIGYTIGLTKRRFPDINNFNYYPPKYDRRHEVNVVANYALSRKWSLTSVFNLASGQAYTEPAGQYSLVDGPFTGGSVEVLVSPFNAARLPTYHRLDVGFARKGKFFRFAESELQLQLINVYNRRNIWFYFFEFEDDDSVTRNEIPQIPVPIPNVSFTIRF, from the coding sequence ATGCTTTATAGATCGATTGCCCTCGCGGCATTCCTGTGCCTGTTCGGCATCGCCGCGCAGGCGCAGAATTCGGCGTCCATCAACGGTTTCGTGAAGGACGCCACCTCCGGGGAGACCCTGCTGCTCGCCAACGTCGTCCTCCTCGGCACCGATTACGGGGCGGCGACGAATACCAGCGGGTATTTCGCGCTGAACGGCCTGCCGGCCGGCGACTACACCGTCGTCTGCACTTACATCGGGTTTCAGACCGCTCGCATCCCGCTGACGCTGGGGACGGGCGAAACGCGCCGGCTCGACATCGAACTCCAGCCGGAGAGCGTATTGCTGGACGGCGTCGTCGTGACGGCGGAGAAGGATCAGGAGGAAGAAATCCGCCGGATCGGCGTCAGCCAGCTGACGACCGAGGTCGTGCGCCAGGTGCCCACCATCCTCGAACCCGATGTCTTCCGCTCGTTGCAGCTGCTGCCCGGCGTCAAGGCGGCGTCGGATTATTCGAGCGGTCTCTACATCCGGGGCGGCAGTCCGGACCAGACGCTCATCCTGCTCGACCGCACCACGGTCTACAACCCCACGCACTTCTTCGGCTTCTTCTCCACCTTCAACCCGGACGCCATCAAGGACGTGCGGCTGTACAAGGGCGGGTATCCGGCCGAATACGGCGGCCGGCTGGGTTCGGTGGTCGACATCTACAACAAGGACGGAAACCGGATCAAGACGCATGGCGGCCTGAGCCTGGGTTTGCTCGCCAGCCGGGCGTACCTCGAAGGACCCTACAAAAAAGGCTCGTGGATGCTGGCCGTGCGTCGCTCCACGCTCGAGCCGCTCCTCGGCGCGCTCCGGAATGCGGATGTGGACGGCATCCCCGACGGGTTTTATTTCATCGACGTCAACGGCAAGGTGAACTTCGACGCCACGGCCAACGACCGGCTCTCGATCGCTACCTACGGCGGCACCGACGAACTGAACCTGCCGTTCGTCGACGACGCCCGCATCAAACTCGCCTACGGCAACCGGACGCTGAGCACGAACTGGACGCATCTGTTCAACCAGAAGCTCTTCTCGAACTTCACGCTGACGTACTCGCGGTATTTCAACCGGCCGCGGTTCGGCATCGCCGGCACCGAGTTCAGCCGCGTCAACAACGTTTACGACGTGTCGGCGAAGGGCGACTTCGAATACATCCCGAACGAACGGCACCAGTTTGAGGTCGGGTTCTGGAGCGGGATGTTCACCTTCCGCCTCCGCGACGAGTTCGACGGCCAGGTGGGGCTCAGCGACCGCATCCAGTCGCCTTACCTCTCGTTCTACGCCCAGGAGCTGTTCCGGCCGCGCCCGAACTGGCAGATCAACGCCGGCCTGCGGGCCAACTATTTCGGGCAGGGGGATTATGTGCGGCTCGAGCCGCGTGTTTCCATCGAGAACAAGCCGGACGAAAACGTCAGGCTTCAGTTCGGATACGGCCGTTATTACCAGTTCCTCACCCTCATCACGAGCGAGCTGTTTTCCGGCTTCGACCTGTGGCTCACGACCGACGACGGGGTGGAGCCGGCCTTCGGCGATCAGTTCGTCGCCGGCCTGAAGACCAACCTCGGCGGATCGCTCCAGGCGGACGTGGAAGTGTACTACCGCACGATGCGCCAGCTCTTCCAGCTCGATCCGTTCCTGCCCGATGCCGCCGGCCTCGACTACGCCGATCTGTTTACGTTCGGCGAGGGGTACGCCTACGGCACCGAGCTGTTGATCCAGAAACCCCGGGGGCGGCTGAACGGGTTCATCGGATACACGATCGGCCTGACGAAGCGCCGTTTCCCGGACATCAACAACTTCAACTACTATCCGCCGAAATACGACCGCCGGCACGAGGTGAACGTCGTGGCCAACTACGCGCTGTCGCGCAAGTGGAGCCTGACGAGCGTGTTCAATCTGGCGTCCGGTCAGGCCTACACCGAGCCGGCGGGGCAATACAGCCTGGTCGACGGCCCCTTCACCGGGGGATCGGTCGAGGTGCTCGTGAGCCCGTTCAACGCGGCGCGTCTGCCGACCTATCACCGGCTCGATGTCGGCTTCGCGCGGAAAGGGAAGTTCTTCCGTTTTGCCGAGTCGGAGCTGCAGCTCCAGCTGATCAACGTCTATAATCGCCGGAACATCTGGTTCTACTTCTTCGAGTTCGAAGACGACGACTCGGTGACCCGCAACGAGATTCCGCAAATCCCTGTCCCGATTCCCAATGTCTCTTTTACGATTCGCTTCTAG